One window of the Trifolium pratense cultivar HEN17-A07 linkage group LG2, ARS_RC_1.1, whole genome shotgun sequence genome contains the following:
- the LOC123909878 gene encoding putative pentatricopeptide repeat-containing protein At5g47460, giving the protein MKPNAFALVQLLRTATDLCYHKFGQQLHSYAIRSGYHYSNIYVSTSLIKLYVKMHSFTHAHNLFVEIPQPNVVSWNTLISGYVQAGLFPEALSLFKNLERSEICADAFSVTSAMTACAQLSLLKLGGSIHSKTVKLGLVNDTVVANCLIDMYGKYGSVEHVVCVFSDITNKDVISWNSVIAACANNGNVGLGFKFLQLMPNPDVISYNGLINGIAQAGNIEDAVWILSTMPCPNSSSWNSVITGFVNKNRVHEALDMFRKLQMRNLQMDEFTFSIILNGIAGISAVTWGMLIHCCTVKYGLDSSVVVGTSLIDMYSKCGRVNDAEFIFNVLPNRNLVSWNAMISGYARNGDFVQVISLFDSLKMERDTKPDGITFLNLISACSHTQIPFETAIHYLDAMINEYGIAPSIEHCCSMIRLMGQKGELQRAQRMIQELGFESCGVVWRSLLGACGTQEDLQVAEIAASKVIELEQDEDYVYVMLSNMYASFGRWEDVNEIRSLMSKKRVRKEAGSSWIEVNR; this is encoded by the coding sequence ATGAAACCAAATGCCTTTGCTCTTGTTCAACTCCTTCGAACTGCCACTGATCTTTGCTATCACAAATTCGGACAACAGCTTCACAGTTATGCAATACGTTCTGGTTATCATTATTCAAATATCTATGTCTCTACTTCCCTTATCAAACTCTATGTCAAAATGCACTCTTTTACTCATGCCCACAATCTGTTTGTTGAAATTCCTCAACCAAATGTCGTTTCTTGGAACACTTTGATTTCTGGGTATGTCCAAGCTGGCCTGTTTCCAGAAGCATTGTCACTTTTCAAAAACCTAGAAAGGTCAGAAATTTGTGCCGATGCGTTCTCTGTCACGTCTGCTATGACGGCTTGTGCTCAACTGAGTCTGTTGAAACTGGGAGGTTCGATTCATTCTAAGACAGTGAAATTGGGATTGGTTAATGACACTGTTGTTGCAAACTGCTTGATTGACATGTATGGGAAATACGGGTCTGTTGAACATGTGGTTTGTGTATTTTCTGATATCACTAACAAGGATGTTATTTCTTGGAATTCAGTCATAGCAGCTTGTGCAAACAATGGAAACGTTGGACTTGGTTTCAAGTTTTTACAACTCATGCCTAACCCTGATGTTATTTCTTATAATGGGCTGATAAATGGAATTGCTCAAGCTGGAAATATAGAAGACGCTGTTTGGATTTTGTCAACTATGCCATGTCCAAATTCATCTTCATGGAACTCCGTAATTACCGGATTTGTGAATAAGAATCGAGTTCATGAAGCTTTGGATATGTTCCGTAAATTGCAAATGAGAAATTTGCAGATGGATGAGTTCACATTTTCGATAATTTTAAATGGAATTGCTGGTATCTCAGCCGTAACATGGGGGATGCTGATTCATTGTTGTACAGTAAAGTATGGTTTAGATTCATCTGTAGTTGTAGGGACTTCCCTCATCGACATGTACTCAAAATGTGGGCGAGTGAATGATGCCGAATTCATATTCAATGTGCTGCCTAATAGGAATCTGGTAAGCTGGAATGCAATGATATCCGGATATGCTCGCAATGGTGATTTTGTACAAGTTATCAGCCTCTTCGACTCACTGAAAATGGAAAGAGATACAAAACCCGATGGTATCACGTTTCTTAACCTCATATCAGCATGTTCACATACCCAAATACCATTTGAGACTGCTATTCATTACTTGGATGCTATGATTAATGAATATGGGATTGCACCTTCGATTGAGCATTGTTGTTCAATGATACGGCTCATGGGACAAAAGGGAGAGTTGCAGAGAGCACAACGGATGATACAAGAGCTTGGTTTTGAATCATGTGGAGTGGTTTGGAGGTCTTTGCTTGGTGCTTGTGGAACTCAGGAAGATTTACAAGTAGCAGAGATTGCAGCTTCTAAGGTGATTGAATTGGAGCAGGATGAAGATTATGTTTATGTGATGTTGTCCAATATGTATGCATCTTTTGGAAGATGGGAAGATGTTAATGAAATTAGGAGTCTCATGAGTAAGAAAAGGGTTAGGAAAGAAGCAGGTTCTAGCTGGATAGAAGTAAATAGATAG